Genomic segment of Sebastes umbrosus isolate fSebUmb1 chromosome 19, fSebUmb1.pri, whole genome shotgun sequence:
ctaatttcattcacatatcttgaggtcagaggtcaagggacccctttgaaaatggccatggcagtttttcctcaccaaaatgtagcgtttagtttgaagcattatttaacctccttcccaacaagctagtatgatatggttggtaccgatggattccttaggtttttatagtttcatatgatgccagtatcttcactctagctttaaaagtgagcctgctataacctctgaaatacagaatagcggttaatctaaccatttggcagCACCTTCGCGCCCCACCAGTGGGCCCCGGCctagtggttgagaatagctgcaTTACACTATTAATGTTCTTTTTGTCAGAATGTCCCATTAAAATGGTTGGGGAGAGGTTGTTTGGGGGGGGGCCgcatttgtctttatttttgtctgaGGGGGCCCCACAgtgtcagactttgaaaaccTTTGGGCTTCACAATAAAAAGTAACATGTTAGGAAATAATGAGTCACTGTCACTGTTTTGTAATCGCCTGATTGACTGGGGAAATTAGCGAATGACATACATTTCTCACCAACCACCGGCAAGGTGATTACAGAACAACATCGTTTGCAGAGGCTTAATGCTGTAAATCTGTGTTCTTCCATCTACTTGCCAGGTGTTAAAAGATACATCAGGACATATTTATGATTACAAAGCTCAAAATCAATGACACACATGGCTTTAAGAGGTGTTTATTTAACCACCAAAAACTCACACGCTCACTGTTGCATTCAGCAATTACACATATTACACTCATCAGGAAGTGTGCAACCAGACCTTTATGGACTACTCTGGATATTGGCAAGCAGTTGACCATGATTTGTTGCTGTAAATGGCTATTGGACTGATTTATTGAGCACCATGTTAAACAAGCAGATTTGAGAGGATAGCGTAGATGCCTCTACTGGTTATGCTGGAAGGGGCTAATGAACAGTCTTGATTGAAGTTTGCCGAGGCTACTGGCTTACTTTTTACCCTTTGTGCTCTTTTCTTCAACGGCTTCAGGTTTGGCCGCTTTTCCCTCGTCTTTCTCCTTTTTGGCTTCAGCTTTGTCATCTGTCTTCGGAGCGGCTTTTTCGTCTTTGGTGTCGTCTTTGTCGTCAGATTTGTCGTCGTCTTTTTCGTCTTTCTTGGCATCTGGTTTATCTTCTTTCTCTTCGCTTTTTTTcgcctcttccttctcctctttttcttcttcttttgcatCCTCACCCTTGTCATCACCTCCTTCTGTTTTTACCTCATCACCCTTGTCATCACCTCCTTCTGTTTTTACCTCCTCTTGTGCTTCCTCTTTGACCTCTTTgacctcttctccttctcctttgtCCTCTTTCTCCCCGTCATCTTCAGCAGCCTCTGTCACCTCTTCCTTTTGCTCTTCTTCATCACCACCTGTATCAATAGATTTAAGATTTGTATTATTTGTCATCACGACCTTAATAATTGAAGTTTAATTTAGCTATCAAAGAACATAATCAACAACAATGCACTGaccctcttctccctccttagcctcttcatctcctcccttAGCCTCTTCATCTCCCACAGCCACTTCTTCGTCTCCTTGCTCTttatctccctcctcctctcctccctcttcatcctccttctcctcgtcctcctttgtctcctcctttgtctcctctcctccttcttcttcttctttctcctcctcttcctcctttacctcctcctctgcctctgcctcctcctcctcttcctcttcttcccctGGTGGGCTGGCCTCTGCTTGCTGGGCGTGGCTGGCAGAGATGATCCCCTCGGTGGTGCTGAAGCTGGAGCTGAGCAGACGTGACGTCACCAGGTAGGAGGAGCCTGAGCTCATGCTGGAGAGGATGGGCCGGCCGAAGGAGGGCGCTGAGTAACTGTGACCGTACATGGAGGACACGCCCCCAGCCACTCCTACACTGAAGCGAGACTCCTCCCCTTCCAGCAGCTTCCTGTAGAGGTCAGTGAAAAGACAGGTGATGAGTAGTACAGTAGATGGGAACTCAGTTAGTGGCCATGTATTAACACTCAATGCTACGGTTTCTGATATAAAGTGTGAAAAGTGAACATTTATCCTAATAAATCTCAGATTAGGGATTTATCCCAGAATGTGCTTCAAAAATAAAAGTGGCCTGCTCTTTTTGACTTTTCTATCCCGTCAGTCTTCagccttaaaggtgctattgataacattaataacattcagccactagatgtcgcaatCTCcttcccccgttccattgcattcacttcataacaagtcgttgccagtcacttaccatcaatctcagcaatttatccgttttttccacactaactgacgacccagagataccacgtaaTACTATTGgatcacaagccttgttagaagtgagaACTGAACATCAAATATCTTCCACagtgataaacaaaacattaattttgcacccgccaacatttttttaatgattaattcGCAATCATAAcaattttttcaggaaaagccatacttttatttggcacctttctaaaggctctgtggatgtattattttaaaaataaatatctattaatatacataaaaatgttatcaataagacctttaacatcaacataaatcaattatatattattatatatatatataattatatatatatatttagttttgccATAAACTTTGCAGACCTACAGATCTACATAAAAAGAAACATACTATACATACAATACTATAGCTTTGTTCAAATTTGCTCATGCACTCTGACATGCAGGTGCCTTTTACTTAAATGCTGACATATTTTCACCTTAAATGACCTTGTGCATAACCTCTAAATCTATCTAAAACTTGTGTCTCCCCATGATTAGGTATTTATGCAACACTTTAACATGCTAAAATCAACACTAATAAGATATTTGATGTCTTTGTTGTCATtgcttcttttcattttcaaaaatccAGTTGGATTTCTCAGCCTCACTGTTGTTGCTTCTCACCTGTATGCAGCGATCTCGATGTCCAGAGCCATCTTGACATTCAGAAGGTCCTGGTACTCTTTCAGGTAGCGCGCCATTTCCTGTTTGGTGCCTCTCTGCTCGCTCTCCAACTCTGCGATGGTGTCCTAAATAGAAGACGAGTCAACACAAAAGCACATATgaacatgaaatgaaatgaaacaccataataaaatcaaacaatCTGAATAATTCATAATACATCATACTGACGTGCATAGCGTCTATCTCAGCACTCTGCTTGTCTTCTATCTCATGCAATTGTTTCTCCAGGGATTCGTTGATGCCTCGGCACGCGTCGATGTCCAGCAGGCGGGCCTGGAGCTGGCGCCGGTACTCTCCCGCTTCGTCCTTGGAGCTTCTCACGGCGTCGCTGTGCTGGGCCACGGTCTCGGTCATGGAGCCCACCTTCCCCCTGAACCACTCCTCTGCTGCCTGCATGTTTCTTGCTGCCAGCCTTTCATACTGGGACCGGATGTCCCTCAGGGCCCCGGAGAGGTCAGGTGTTGCGGCCTCTGACTCTACCGCCACCTGGACGCCAAGCTGGACCTGGGCCTGAAGCTCGACCACCTCGCCTTCGTGGATCCTCTTGAGGAAGGCCAGCTCCTCCAGAAGAGTTTCGACGCTCTTCTCCAGCTCGGCCTTACCTAAGGCAGCCTGGTCGGCCTCACGGCGGGCGTCCATCAGCCTGCCCTCGGCCTCTTCGCGAGCCAGCACTTCTTCCTCATATCGACCCTGCAAGGCGCTCAGAGTTTGCTCCAGCCGCTCCCTCTGTCCCAGGACGGCCTGTTGTTCTGCCCTGGCCTCATCCACAGCGGCCCTCAGGGCCCGGGCCTCTTGCTCGTACAGCGCTCTCAGGCGGGACGGCTCGTTGTGCCTctgcctcagcagcagcagctctgcctcCAAAGCACGGTTCTGCTGCTCCAGCTCACGCACTCTCTCGATGAAGCCGGCAAAGCGGTCGTTGAGGTCCTGCAGCTGGCCGCGCTCTTGGGTGCGCACGGCGCGGAATTCTGAGCTGATCTGGGCGGCCTGGCTGAGCTCCAGATCCAGGGACGAGGCttgcgaggaggaggagagcagcacCCGGCCGGGAGAGGAGTACTGATGACGGGAGGAGGACAGCGGGGAGGCATGAGAGGAGTAGACGGAGTGGGTCCTCCCTCGGTTCACCACGACACGAGGGGGAGCCTCGACATACCAGCGTCTGTACGGTGAGGCGGAGTAGTAGGGGTCATATCCGATGCTACTCATGGCTGAGTTGTGGGAGGACgagctgctctccctctcctctttgtgtatgtgtgtgtgtggagttgtGTGAAGGTCTCAGGTTTATGCCTCGACTGCTCGCTGCTGCAGCAGCCTGAGCTTTTATAGCAGGACAGTGAGCTCTGACGCAAGCGCTTTCCTCCAAACTCTGACAATGCAGCCTCGATAGGCTTACACTGCAACGGCAGGAGATGAGACAGAGAGGATCCACGGGAATGAGTTAAAgatagagagaagaaaagacaaGAAGGAAGAGTTATATGGATTCCTTCTTCTGTTTGTCATAACAGTAACGTTCATCCAAGCTAagtttctgaaaaaaatcacttgaaataaaacagattattaaaaataacacaaatacatCCAAAACAAGAAATAGAGCACATCACCATTTTTTTAGCATAGAACTTGAACCTGGACTTTGACCACAGCAATACTGCTATTAACTGTGATGAATTTTGTTAGGAGATCGATAGAGCAAAAACATACTTGTTGTGCTATCCTCTCtgcaggagagaggggaggggcgggggggttGTCCTCATTTTAACAACCATGACACAGCATCTCTCCTTCTGGTGGCGAGCAGAACTGCAGCCACAACCTCAAAAAAACCTGCAATGATAAAATCCCACCCAAACAGAAGGTCACATGTTGAAGACACTATAGACGAtatagagaagaagaagaaacaaataaaaaaacaaaatatattttcttattcCTTGGTGCATCAATAAGCTCGGCTGTTTGCTATGAGGTTGGTTGATTGGTAGTGAATACAtgttgtgtctgtttttttcccttcatgtTAATAATATTCACTATGAATTCTCAGCTTTGCTCTTGTCTTTTGCTGACTCTGCAAAAGGACCTTATGGAAACTAACAGCATACATTTTCTGAGTTCACCAAAATGTCTTGAATCTGGCAGTAATTTTGCgtgataacatttttttttttgcataaatgaACAACTTAAATGTAATGAGAACATTGCATTGTCTGTGCCAGTGGCACAAGACAtgcacagtatatatacatacatgagGTATATACAGTAATGTTGTCCCTTACGATTTGACATTGGAGAAAGCAAGCATTATGGatcacaaatcaaaacaaacatgttatttttggtttgttgtttcaggtttttat
This window contains:
- the nefla gene encoding neurofilament light polypeptide isoform X1; this encodes MSSIGYDPYYSASPYRRWYVEAPPRVVVNRGRTHSVYSSHASPLSSSRHQYSSPGRVLLSSSSQASSLDLELSQAAQISSEFRAVRTQERGQLQDLNDRFAGFIERVRELEQQNRALEAELLLLRQRHNEPSRLRALYEQEARALRAAVDEARAEQQAVLGQRERLEQTLSALQGRYEEEVLAREEAEGRLMDARREADQAALGKAELEKSVETLLEELAFLKRIHEGEVVELQAQVQLGVQVAVESEAATPDLSGALRDIRSQYERLAARNMQAAEEWFRGKVGSMTETVAQHSDAVRSSKDEAGEYRRQLQARLLDIDACRGINESLEKQLHEIEDKQSAEIDAMHDTIAELESEQRGTKQEMARYLKEYQDLLNVKMALDIEIAAYRKLLEGEESRFSVGVAGGVSSMYGHSYSAPSFGRPILSSMSSGSSYLVTSRLLSSSFSTTEGIISASHAQQAEASPPGEEEEEEEEAEAEEEVKEEEEEKEEEEGGEETKEETKEDEEKEDEEGGEEEGDKEQGDEEVAVGDEEAKGGDEEAKEGEEGGDEEEQKEEVTEAAEDDGEKEDKGEGEEVKEVKEEAQEEVKTEGGDDKGDEVKTEGGDDKGEDAKEEEKEEKEEAKKSEEKEDKPDAKKDEKDDDKSDDKDDTKDEKAAPKTDDKAEAKKEKDEGKAAKPEAVEEKSTKGKK
- the nefla gene encoding neurofilament light polypeptide isoform X3 translates to MSSIGYDPYYSASPYRRWYVEAPPRVVVNRGRTHSVYSSHASPLSSSRHQYSSPGRVLLSSSSQASSLDLELSQAAQISSEFRAVRTQERGQLQDLNDRFAGFIERVRELEQQNRALEAELLLLRQRHNEPSRLRALYEQEARALRAAVDEARAEQQAVLGQRERLEQTLSALQGRYEEEVLAREEAEGRLMDARREADQAALGKAELEKSVETLLEELAFLKRIHEGEVVELQAQVQLGVQVAVESEAATPDLSGALRDIRSQYERLAARNMQAAEEWFRGKVGSMTETVAQHSDAVRSSKDEAGEYRRQLQARLLDIDACRGINESLEKQLHEIEDKQSAEIDAMHDTIAELESEQRGTKQEMARYLKEYQDLLNVKMALDIEIAAYRKLLEGEESRFSVGVAGGVSSMYGHSYSAPSFGRPILSSMSSGSSYLVTSRLLSSSFSTTEGIISASHAQQAEASPPGEEEEEEEEAEAEEEVKEEEEEKEEEEGGEETKEETKEDEEKEDEEGGEEEGDKEQGDEEVAVGDEEAKGGDEEAKEGEEGGDEEEQKEEVTEAAEDDGEKEDKGEGEEVKEVKEEAQEEVKTEGGDDKGEDAKEEEKEEKEEAKKSEEKEDKPDAKKDEKDDDKSDDKDDTKDEKAAPKTDDKAEAKKEKDEGKAAKPEAVEEKSTKGKK
- the nefla gene encoding neurofilament light polypeptide isoform X2, which translates into the protein MSSIGYDPYYSASPYRRWYVEAPPRVVVNRGRTHSVYSSHASPLSSSRHQYSSPGRVLLSSSSQASSLDLELSQAAQISSEFRAVRTQERGQLQDLNDRFAGFIERVRELEQQNRALEAELLLLRQRHNEPSRLRALYEQEARALRAAVDEARAEQQAVLGQRERLEQTLSALQGRYEEEVLAREEAEGRLMDARREADQAALGKAELEKSVETLLEELAFLKRIHEGEVVELQAQVQLGVQVAVESEAATPDLSGALRDIRSQYERLAARNMQAAEEWFRGKVGSMTETVAQHSDAVRSSKDEAGEYRRQLQARLLDIDACRGINESLEKQLHEIEDKQSAEIDAMHDTIAELESEQRGTKQEMARYLKEYQDLLNVKMALDIEIAAYRKLLEGEESRFSVGVAGGVSSMYGHSYSAPSFGRPILSSMSSGSSYLVTSRLLSSSFSTTEGIISASHAQQAEASPPGEEEEEEEEAEAEEEVKEEEEEKEEEEGGEETKEETKEDEEKEDEEGGEEEGDKEQGDEEVAVGDEEAKGGDEEAKEGEEGGDEEEQKEEVTEAAEDDGEKEDKGEGEEVKEVKEEAQEEVKTEGGDDKGEDAKEEEKEEKEEAKKSEEKEDKPDAKKDEKDDDKSDDKDDTKDEKAAPKTDDKAEAKKEKDEGKAAKPEAVEEKSTKGKK